A portion of the Euwallacea similis isolate ESF13 chromosome 8, ESF131.1, whole genome shotgun sequence genome contains these proteins:
- the LOC136410394 gene encoding solute carrier family 25 member 32 isoform X2, producing the protein MKNHSNGNGNLSILSHVKYQHLLAGISGGAISTLILHPLDLMKIRFSVSDGRTTVPQYTSLSSAFYTVVRQEGFKGLYRGVAPNVWGSGSAWGFYFLFYNSIKNWIQKGDSHCPLGPKWHMLAAAEAGVLTLLVTNPIWVVKTRLCLQYGISGAVSPDTTVWYNGMADALVKIYQTEGIRGLYRGFVPGMFGVVHGAIQFMTYEEMKSFYNRSRMLPYDNKLATGEYLGFAAISKLIAAASTYPYQVLRTRLQDQHHHYKGTWDCVQKTWKYEGPKGFYKGLAPYLLHVTPNICLVMLVYEKFTN; encoded by the exons ATGAAGAACCACTCGAACGGAAATGGTAACCTTTCTATTCTCAGTCATGTTAAATATCAGCATCTCCTTGCTGGGATATCAGGAGGAGCTATATCAACTTTGATTTTACATCCCTTAGATCTTATGAAAATTCGTTTCTCAG TCAGTGATGGGAGAACCACCGTTCCACAATACACCAGCTTGTCCAGCGCCTTTTACACTGTTGTGAGGCAAGAAGGGTTCAAAGGTTTATATAGAGGAGTGGCTCCTAATGTGTGGGGTTCAGGTAGTGCTTGGGGTTTCTATTTTCTCTT TTACAACTCCATTAAAAATTGGATTCAAAAAGGGGACAGTCACTGCCCCTTAGGTCCCAAATGGCACATGTTGGCAGCTGCTGAGGCAGGAGTATTAACCTTATTGGTGACAAATCCAATATGGGTTGTAAAGACTCGTTTATGTTTGCAATATGGAATCAGTGGTGCTGTTTCTCCAGATACCACTGTTTGGTACAATGGAATGGCAGATGCCCTAGTGAAAATTTATCAGACCGAAGGAATTAGAGGGCTTTATAGG GGTTTTGTTCCTGGAATGTTTGGAGTAGTGCATGGAGCTATTCAGTTCATGACTTATGAAGAAATGAAGTCTTTTTACAATAGATCTAGGATGTTACCCTatgataataaatta gctACTGGAGAATATCTAGGATTTGCAGCCATAAGTAAATTGATTGCTGCCGCCTCGACTTATCCATATCAAGTTTTGAGAACTCGCTTGCAAGATCAGCATCACCATTACAAAGGAACTTGGGATTGTGTACAAAAGACATGGAAATATGAAGGACCCAAGGGATTCTACAAGGGACTAGCGCCATATCTATTACACGTCACTCCCAATATATGTCTAGTCATGTTagtttatgaaaaattcacgaattag
- the stol gene encoding voltage-dependent calcium channel subunit alpha-2/delta-3 — MVLLVIILLALVGPAALEQDEEIPHNEVRNWALQFGVGLWEYGKMKTKMNELHRKYRDVDTAVNRKDGLILIREMALEVKNMMDFKKSAVLRIMDSAEQAALAWRSDNAVLPPRYYNAERLNAFAPDGRPADGTRELVLTPNPHFDHLPVNVSFSTVLTPSRVYDTDVEVGGAIQWSAHLDPLFVSNYEGDPSLAWQFFGSSTGFLRRYPGIAWPPEDLSTLQDSQAVRRPYDFRSSSWYIGAATSPKDLTILLDASGSMAGHRANLARATVEAILDTLTDNDFVNILKFSDTTLVTLPCFKDQLVQATQENIRWLKDSLGTIKQENIANLSSALSAGFDLLQKYNRSGQGCQCNQAIMLVTDGPPLDYDSVFNKYNFPHKPVRVFTYLMGSDSGAASQLHRMACSNRGFYSRIENYESIRSRVLHYIEVLARPMVMYQNDHPIHWTPAYVGGRADSFSDDKIGQLMTTVSTPVFDRRNHSVRVANLLGIVGTDVSIDEIKKLVPPYKLGVNGYSFIVNNNGHILYHPNLKPPRTSEKYEQSLEPQYLSVDLSEVELIENENGPRENHSALLDLRQDMINQKEGETELTLKIHYDDMKRVTTRRYKYFYNSIEGTPFSLGLAIPEGYGMYELAAEQEIKHSQKNVTDYFKGTNWRVHPDWVYCEYTSGTSGEQWFKTAEERVLHFLSRSRRPGWKWMSLRPRSSPLQREHHHFSMKQDKDAYYCDKTLVQSLVMDAMVTESLEKHRPRMDDHPIGTLLVQLQSQGYDIFSSTTSFVATRSGLLRWINFTNTHPDEPPFGQNNARAIDESWYQRAVDQHAVEPESFVFSVPFADGPPGSSPVDSVLLTATHAVFIESKGHRAPAAVVGVQYMHSSIAAHFHNITSKCTSSCKKTCASDKLDCYVLDNNGFIIISENNEHTGRFFGQIDGTIMDSLVQDRIYKKVAVYDYQGSCSNSKNPFSGSAVGLEAYSSINLVFKFVIHTLFMFLTKLNTAYGTALAYSQEEEDSNYDFENYDSGDDLLLNEQNPVQAPPAVDFVPLFESDPLDGVDLGQWGTRPCDRKVDLYALQAERLNTSGQSNPLKGKLTNCHVTGCERPFSVQKIPHSNLILLAVDTLCPCGSKQLSIMPQELAYESKEPSGCIHRPRANLYRKKPPKCINYHPEEIEIKICGKGTTLMMAKISVFLCAMNCLLAFNS, encoded by the exons ATGGTTCTACTTGTAATTATTTTGCTCGCCCTAGTTGGGCCAGCGGCCCTTGAACAAGACGAGGAAATTCCGCACAACGA AGTTCGAAATTGGGCCTTGCAATTTGGAGTCGGTTTATGGGAATATGGGAAAATGAAAACGAAGATGAACGAACTCCATAGA aaatatcgTGATGTAGACACAGCTGTAAATAGAAAGGATGGCTTAATTTTAATCCGAGAAATGGCACTGGAAGTCAAAAACATGATGGATTTCAAGAAAAGTGCTGTTTTG CGAATAATGGATTCCGCAGAACAAGCCGCCTTAGCTTGGCGGTCGGATAATGCCGTTTTACCTCCTCGGTACTACAATGCTGAACGTCTAAATGCATTTGCTCCGGATGGTAGACCTGCAGATGGCACTCGAGAGTTGGTACTCACTCCGAACCCACATTTCGATCATCTTCCTGTTAATGTTAGCTTTAGTACCGTCCTCACTCCTTCGAGAGTATACGATACAG ATGTAGAAGTTGGAGGAGCAATTCAGTGGTCAGCCCACTTAGATCCATTATTTGTAAGCAACTACGAAGGTGACCCCTCGTTAGCTTGGCAATTTTTTGGAAGCTCCACCGGTTTTCTGAGGAGGTACCCCGGGATAGCCTGGCCTCCGGAAGATTTGTCCACTTTACAAGACTCACAAGCAGTGAGGCGTCCTTACGATTTCCGGTCTTCTTCCTGGTACATTGGGGCGGCTACATCCCCGAAAGATCTGACAATTCTCCTAGACGCCTCTGGGTCGATGGCTGGACACAGAGCTAATTTAGCCAGAGCAACTGTCGAGGCCATTTTAGACACATTGACTGATAACGATTTTGTGAATATTCTGAAGTTTTCTGATACCACGCTTGTTACTTTGCCATGCTTCAAGGACCAGTTAGTGCAG GCTACCCAAGAGAACATAAGGTGGTTGAAGGACTCTTTAGGGACAATTAAGCAGGAAAACATAGCAAATCTTTCTTCGGCGTTATCGGCAGGGTTTGACCTTCTACAAAAG TACAATCGTTCAGGACAAGGTTGTCAATGCAACCAAGCCATAATGTTGGTCACTGATGGACCACCTTTAGACTACGATTCtgtgtttaataaatacaaCTTTCCTCACAAGCCTGTTCGGGTGTTTACCTACTTGATGGGGTCGGATTCTGGGGCTGCAAGTCAATTACATCGCATGGCGTGCAGTAACAGAG GTTTCTACAGCAGGATTGAGAACTATGAGTCTATAAGGAGCAGAGTGCTACACTACATCGAAGTGCTGGCCAGGCCGATGGTGATGTACCAGAATGATCATCCAATTCACTGGACACCGGCTTATGTGGGTGGCAGG GCGGATAGTTTTTCTGATGACAAAATTGGACAGTTAATGACAACCGTCTCCACCCCGGTGTTTGATCGAAGAAATCATTCA GTACGAGTAGCAAATCTCTTAGGGATTGTTGGTACTGATGTTTCTATCGATGAAATCAAGAAACTTGTGCCTCCATACAAG CTGGGAGTAAATGGTTATTCCTTCATAGTCAACAATAACGGGCACATTTTGTATCACCCTAACTTAAAGCCACCG AGGACAAGTGAGAAATACGAGCAATCTCTAGAGCCTCAGTATTTGTCTGTAGACTTGTCTGAAGTGGAgcttattgaaaatgaaaacggTCCTAGGGAGAATCATAGCGCACTTCTTGAT CTGAGACAAGATATGATCAATCAGAAAGAAGGGGAAACTGAATTAACGTTGAAGATCCACTATGACGACATG AAACGCGTTACAACAAGACGATATAAGTACTTCTATAACAGTATCGAAGGGACACCGTTTTCATTAGGTCTAGCTATTCCAGAAGGATATGGAATGTACGAGTTGGCTGCCGAACAGGAAATCAAGCACAGTCAGAAGAACG TCACAGACTATTTTAAAGGAACCAACTGGAGGGTTCATCCTGACTG GGTATATTGCGAATACACCAGTGGAACATCGGGAGAACAATGGTTTAAAACGGCAGAAGAAAGAGTATTACATTTCCTCTCTAGAAGCCGAAGACCTGGTTGGAAGTGGATGTCCTTAAGACCGCGTTCTTCACCCTTACAACGAGAGCACCATCACTTCTCAATGAAGCAAGATAAAGACGCATATTATT GTGATAAAACTTTAGTGCAGTCATTGGTGATGGACGCTATGGTTACGGAAAGCTTAGAAAAGCACAGGCCCCGAATGGATGACCA CCCTATAGGCACACTTTTGGTACAATTGCAAAG CCAAGGATACGACATTTTTAGCAGTACCACTTCCTTCGTGGCCACTAGAAGTGGACTCTTAAGATggattaattttacaaatactCATCCTGATGAACC TCCCTTTGGTCAGAACAACGCTCGTGCCATTGATGAATCTTGGTACCAGCGAGCTGTTGACCAACATGCAGTGGAACCAGAAAGTTTCGTGTTTTCTGTCCCCTTTgctgatggacctccaggaTCCTCGCCTGTAGATAGCGTTCTTTTAACTGCAACACACGCAGTGTTTATTGAATCGAAAGGACATAGAGCTCCAGCTGCTGTTGTAGGAGTCCAGTACATGCATTCCTCCATAGCAGCCCATTTCCATAATATTACTTCCAAG tgTACTTCATCATGTAAAAAGACTTGCGCAAGTGACAAGTTGGATTGCTACGTATTAGACAATAATGGATTTATTATCATTTCTGAAAACAACGAACACACGGGTAGATTTTTCGGTCAGATCGATGGAACCATAATGGATTCCTTGGTCCAAGATAGGATTTACAAGAAGGTTGCCGTCTACGACTATCAAGGGTCTTGCTCTAACAGCAAGAATCCCTTCAGTGGTAGTGCAGTGGGACTAGAAGCGTATTCATCGATAAATCTCGTGTTCAAATTCGTCATTCACACTCTCTTTATGTTCCTGACTAAACTGAATACGGCTTATGGCACAGCGCTGGCATATTCCCAGGAAGAAG AGGACTCGAATTATGATTTTGAGAACTACGACAGTGGGGATGATCTACTATTAAACGAGCAAAATCCAGTACAGGCTCCACCGGCAGTGGATTTTGTACCTCTCTTTGAGTCAGATCCTCTTGATGGGGTGGATTTGGGCCAATGGGGCACTCGGCCGTGCGATCGCAAGGTCGATTTGTACGCTCTGCAAGCCGAAAGGTTGAACACGAGTGGCCAAAGTAATCCTTTAAAAGGAAAGCTCACCAATTGCCATGTGACTGGTTGTGAAAG accTTTTAGCGTTCAAAAAATACCGCATAGCAATCTGATTCTCTTGGCTGTGGATACTCTTTGTCCATGTGGAAGCAAGCAACTAAGCATCATGCCTCAGGAGTTGGCATACGAGTCCAAAGAGCCAAGTGGTTGTATCCACCGCCCGAGAGCTAATTTGTATCGGAAAAAGCCCCCAAAGTGTATTAATTATCATCCAGAG GAAATCGAAATCAAGATCTGCGGCAAAGGAACTACGCTGATGATGGCAAAAATTTCGGTGTTTTTGTGCGCAATGAATTGCTTACTCGCATTTAACTCGTGA
- the LOC136410394 gene encoding solute carrier family 25 member 32 isoform X1, with protein sequence MSTVVKVKDNVDVPFHIESNNSSSQQLTNSATSMKNHSNGNGNLSILSHVKYQHLLAGISGGAISTLILHPLDLMKIRFSVSDGRTTVPQYTSLSSAFYTVVRQEGFKGLYRGVAPNVWGSGSAWGFYFLFYNSIKNWIQKGDSHCPLGPKWHMLAAAEAGVLTLLVTNPIWVVKTRLCLQYGISGAVSPDTTVWYNGMADALVKIYQTEGIRGLYRGFVPGMFGVVHGAIQFMTYEEMKSFYNRSRMLPYDNKLATGEYLGFAAISKLIAAASTYPYQVLRTRLQDQHHHYKGTWDCVQKTWKYEGPKGFYKGLAPYLLHVTPNICLVMLVYEKFTN encoded by the exons ATGTCTACAGTAGTGAAAGTAAAAGACAATGTTGATGTACCATTCCATATTGAATCAAACAATAGTTCCAGTCAACAGCTGACAAATTCTGCAACAAGCATGAAGAACCACTCGAACGGAAATGGTAACCTTTCTATTCTCAGTCATGTTAAATATCAGCATCTCCTTGCTGGGATATCAGGAGGAGCTATATCAACTTTGATTTTACATCCCTTAGATCTTATGAAAATTCGTTTCTCAG TCAGTGATGGGAGAACCACCGTTCCACAATACACCAGCTTGTCCAGCGCCTTTTACACTGTTGTGAGGCAAGAAGGGTTCAAAGGTTTATATAGAGGAGTGGCTCCTAATGTGTGGGGTTCAGGTAGTGCTTGGGGTTTCTATTTTCTCTT TTACAACTCCATTAAAAATTGGATTCAAAAAGGGGACAGTCACTGCCCCTTAGGTCCCAAATGGCACATGTTGGCAGCTGCTGAGGCAGGAGTATTAACCTTATTGGTGACAAATCCAATATGGGTTGTAAAGACTCGTTTATGTTTGCAATATGGAATCAGTGGTGCTGTTTCTCCAGATACCACTGTTTGGTACAATGGAATGGCAGATGCCCTAGTGAAAATTTATCAGACCGAAGGAATTAGAGGGCTTTATAGG GGTTTTGTTCCTGGAATGTTTGGAGTAGTGCATGGAGCTATTCAGTTCATGACTTATGAAGAAATGAAGTCTTTTTACAATAGATCTAGGATGTTACCCTatgataataaatta gctACTGGAGAATATCTAGGATTTGCAGCCATAAGTAAATTGATTGCTGCCGCCTCGACTTATCCATATCAAGTTTTGAGAACTCGCTTGCAAGATCAGCATCACCATTACAAAGGAACTTGGGATTGTGTACAAAAGACATGGAAATATGAAGGACCCAAGGGATTCTACAAGGGACTAGCGCCATATCTATTACACGTCACTCCCAATATATGTCTAGTCATGTTagtttatgaaaaattcacgaattag